A genomic region of Salinibacter pepae contains the following coding sequences:
- the pckA gene encoding phosphoenolpyruvate carboxykinase (ATP) — MSDLDLSQYGITPDTTLRNADPARLYEEAIHYDPTAAIAHSGALTIRSGEKTGRSPADKRIVRHPDSEDDIWWGPINMEIDDHTFEINKERAQDYLNTRQRIYVMDGFAGWDPAHRLKVRIICSRPYHALFMHNMLIRPAQEELAAFGEPDFVVYNAGEFPANRQTKHMSSKTSVDLSFENQEMVILGTEYAGEMKKGVFTVMHYLMPKKDVLSMHCSANEGDEGDVSLFFGLSGTGKTTLSADPNRKLIGDDEHCWSDDGVFNIEGGCYAKAVGLSEEEEPEIYNAIRYGTVLENMVYDEDTRAVDYDDTSITQNTRASYPLDYIDRAKIPGMGGHPDNIIFLTYDAFGVMPPVSKLTPEQAMYHFISGYTAKVAGTEVGVDEPQATFSACFGAAFLVWPPDKYAEMLAEKIRAHDAEAWLVNTGITGGPYGVGHRVPLEHTRAMIDAIHDGSLLDAPKETEPVFGLDVPTECPNVPDDILMPRETWDDPQAYDEKAEHLVGLFHDHFEKYEDEAAPAIAEAGPQLQAA; from the coding sequence ATGTCCGATCTTGACCTGTCTCAGTACGGCATCACCCCCGACACCACGCTCCGCAACGCGGATCCGGCGCGCCTCTACGAGGAGGCCATCCACTACGACCCCACGGCCGCCATCGCCCACAGCGGCGCCCTCACCATCCGCTCGGGCGAAAAGACCGGCCGCAGTCCCGCCGACAAGCGCATCGTGCGGCACCCCGACAGCGAGGACGACATCTGGTGGGGGCCGATTAACATGGAGATCGACGACCACACCTTCGAGATCAACAAGGAGCGGGCGCAGGACTACCTCAACACCCGCCAGCGCATCTACGTGATGGACGGGTTCGCCGGCTGGGACCCGGCGCATCGCCTCAAGGTGCGCATCATTTGCTCCCGGCCCTACCACGCCCTCTTCATGCACAACATGCTGATTCGGCCCGCCCAGGAGGAGCTGGCGGCCTTCGGCGAGCCGGATTTCGTGGTCTACAACGCGGGCGAATTTCCGGCCAATCGGCAGACCAAACACATGAGCTCGAAGACGAGCGTAGATCTGTCGTTCGAGAACCAGGAGATGGTCATCCTCGGCACCGAGTACGCCGGCGAGATGAAGAAGGGCGTCTTTACGGTGATGCACTACCTGATGCCCAAGAAGGACGTGCTCTCGATGCACTGCTCGGCGAACGAGGGGGACGAGGGGGACGTCTCGCTCTTCTTCGGCCTCAGCGGCACCGGCAAGACGACCCTGTCCGCCGATCCGAACCGCAAGCTCATCGGCGACGACGAGCACTGCTGGAGCGACGACGGCGTCTTCAACATCGAGGGCGGCTGCTACGCCAAGGCGGTGGGGCTGTCTGAGGAGGAGGAGCCGGAGATTTACAACGCCATCCGCTACGGGACCGTGCTCGAAAACATGGTCTACGACGAGGACACCCGGGCGGTGGACTACGACGACACCTCCATCACCCAAAACACCCGCGCCTCCTATCCGCTCGACTACATCGACCGGGCCAAGATTCCGGGGATGGGGGGGCACCCGGACAACATCATCTTCCTCACCTACGACGCGTTTGGGGTGATGCCGCCGGTAAGCAAGCTCACGCCCGAGCAGGCCATGTACCACTTTATCAGCGGGTACACGGCAAAGGTGGCCGGCACGGAGGTGGGCGTCGACGAGCCGCAGGCGACGTTTAGCGCCTGCTTCGGCGCCGCGTTCCTCGTGTGGCCGCCGGACAAGTACGCCGAAATGCTGGCCGAAAAAATTCGCGCGCACGACGCCGAGGCGTGGCTCGTGAACACGGGCATCACCGGCGGCCCGTACGGCGTGGGCCACCGCGTGCCGCTCGAGCACACCCGCGCCATGATCGACGCCATCCACGACGGCTCGCTGCTGGACGCGCCGAAGGAGACGGAGCCGGTCTTTGGCCTCGACGTGCCGACCGAGTGCCCCAATGTGCCCGACGACATTCTGATGCCGCGGGAGACGTGGGACGATCCCCAGGCCTACGACGAGAAGGCCGAGCACCTCGTGGGCCTCTTCCACGACCACTTCGAGAAATACGAAGACGAGGCCGCCCCGGCGATTGCCGAGGCCGGTCCCCAGCTGCAGGCGGCGTAA
- a CDS encoding phytoene desaturase family protein: MANADAIVVGSGPNGLGAAVVLARAGWDVHVIEQADAVGGAARSEEVTRPGFVHDLGSAIHPLAAASPLFRRLPLDEYGLSWVQPDLPLAHPLDGGRAVAMHQSLEETALGLGGDAGRYRWLNGPLADRWRAVLDEVLQPVLHLPRAPLLLARFGLRAIWPAQLLGQGLFRTEEARALLAGLAAHANLPLSALGSTAFGLVLGMAGHAVGWPFPKGGAGAITQALADYLRDLGGTIETGRRVHSVDDLPPSRTVVLNLTPRQVLRVARPRLPARYETKLTQYRYGAAAFKVDYALSDPIPWAAEACGRAGTVHVGGTLNEIAASERAVAQGRVPERPYVLLAQHSRFDASRAPGDQHTAWAYCHVPNGATADATAQIERQIERFAPGFRDTILERHVMGPQALEAWNPNLVGGDINGGALDLGQLIARPALRWSPYRIPARTARGAQLYMASASTPPGGGVHGMAGRHAAHTVLADAGQDV; this comes from the coding sequence ATGGCCAACGCTGACGCCATTGTCGTGGGCTCGGGCCCGAACGGGCTCGGGGCCGCCGTCGTGCTCGCCCGGGCCGGGTGGGACGTACACGTGATCGAGCAGGCCGACGCCGTCGGCGGCGCGGCGCGTTCGGAAGAGGTGACGCGTCCGGGCTTCGTCCACGACCTCGGCTCCGCCATCCACCCGCTCGCCGCGGCGTCGCCCTTGTTTCGGCGGCTCCCCCTCGACGAGTACGGCCTGTCGTGGGTGCAGCCGGACCTGCCGCTCGCCCATCCGTTGGACGGGGGGCGGGCCGTGGCGATGCACCAGTCCCTGGAGGAGACCGCCCTCGGGCTCGGGGGCGACGCGGGGCGCTACCGGTGGCTCAACGGGCCGCTCGCGGACCGGTGGCGGGCCGTCCTCGACGAGGTGCTCCAGCCGGTGCTCCACCTGCCGCGTGCCCCGCTGCTCCTGGCGCGGTTCGGCCTGCGGGCGATCTGGCCCGCGCAGCTGCTGGGGCAAGGCCTCTTTCGGACGGAGGAGGCGCGGGCCTTGCTCGCGGGATTGGCCGCCCACGCCAACCTGCCGCTCTCAGCACTCGGGTCGACGGCCTTCGGCCTCGTCCTCGGAATGGCCGGGCACGCGGTGGGGTGGCCGTTTCCGAAGGGGGGCGCCGGGGCCATCACGCAGGCACTGGCGGACTACCTGCGTGACCTGGGCGGCACCATCGAGACGGGCCGCCGCGTGCATTCCGTCGACGACCTGCCCCCGTCCCGGACGGTGGTGCTCAACCTGACGCCCCGGCAGGTCCTGCGCGTCGCCCGGCCGCGGCTGCCCGCCCGCTACGAAACGAAGCTGACGCAGTACCGCTACGGCGCGGCGGCCTTCAAGGTCGACTACGCCCTCAGCGACCCGATCCCGTGGGCCGCCGAGGCCTGTGGGCGGGCCGGAACCGTGCACGTGGGCGGCACGCTGAACGAGATTGCCGCCTCGGAGCGGGCCGTGGCGCAGGGGCGGGTGCCGGAGCGCCCGTACGTGCTGCTGGCCCAGCACAGCCGCTTCGACGCGAGCCGCGCCCCCGGCGACCAGCACACCGCGTGGGCCTACTGCCACGTCCCCAACGGGGCGACCGCGGACGCGACGGCCCAGATTGAACGGCAGATCGAGCGGTTTGCGCCCGGCTTCCGGGACACCATCTTGGAGCGGCACGTCATGGGCCCGCAGGCGCTGGAGGCCTGGAACCCGAACCTCGTGGGCGGGGACATCAACGGGGGCGCCCTGGACCTCGGGCAGCTCATCGCACGGCCGGCCCTTCGGTGGAGCCCGTACCGCATTCCGGCCCGTACGGCCCGCGGGGCGCAGCTCTACATGGCCTCCGCCTCGACCCCGCCCGGCGGGGGCGTGCACGGCATGGCGGGCCGCCACGCCGCCCACACCGTGCTCGCGGACGCGGGGCAGGACGTGTAG
- the ade gene encoding adenine deaminase, producing the protein MPSSFSIAGRLVDLHARAIRPATVHVRGGVIERIEPAGTVPERHLLPGFIDAHVHVESAMLPPSEFARAAVRHGTVGTVSDPHEIANVLGVEGVEYMIADGRPVPFHFAFGAPSCVPATPFETSGAELGPDAVSALLDRDDVPYLSEMMDYPGAIDGAPSVLAKIRAAQVRDKPVDGHAPGLRGDDVAQYAAAGIETDHECVSIEEAREKLEVGMKIAIREGSAARNFDELIPLMDEAPDRLMFCSDDRHPDALAEGHIDALVRRALNRGYDRFDVLRAACVHPVEHYGLDVGLLREGDPADFIVVDDLDALNVQETYVEGTRVAAEGATHIERVASDVVNRFDAEPVAPADFRVPAGGDRLRVITAVDNQLGTEEEIVTTPTDDGYAVADPDRDVLKLVVVNRYTEESTPAVAFVRGFGLDGGALASSVAHDSHNVVAVGARDDALARAVNAVVRAEGGISAAAEGTQVLPLPIAGLMSDEPYEAVARRYTRLTDYVRAELGSAMDAPFMTLSFLSLLVIPQLKLSDRGLFDGAAFEFVDRFVD; encoded by the coding sequence ATGCCTTCGTCTTTTTCGATTGCCGGCCGCCTGGTCGACCTGCACGCCCGCGCAATCCGGCCGGCCACCGTGCACGTCCGGGGCGGCGTGATTGAGCGCATCGAGCCGGCCGGGACGGTGCCGGAGCGGCATCTGCTGCCTGGGTTTATCGACGCCCACGTTCACGTCGAGAGCGCGATGCTGCCGCCGTCGGAATTTGCGCGGGCGGCGGTGCGGCACGGGACCGTGGGCACGGTAAGCGACCCGCACGAGATCGCCAACGTGCTCGGCGTGGAAGGGGTCGAGTACATGATTGCGGACGGCCGCCCGGTGCCGTTCCACTTCGCGTTCGGCGCGCCGTCGTGCGTGCCGGCCACGCCCTTCGAGACGAGCGGGGCGGAACTCGGGCCGGACGCGGTATCGGCATTGCTGGACCGTGACGACGTGCCCTACCTCAGTGAGATGATGGACTACCCCGGCGCCATCGATGGGGCCCCGAGCGTACTGGCAAAAATCCGGGCCGCGCAGGTGCGCGACAAGCCGGTGGACGGCCATGCGCCCGGCCTGCGGGGGGACGACGTGGCACAGTACGCGGCCGCCGGCATCGAGACCGACCACGAGTGCGTCTCGATTGAGGAGGCGCGCGAGAAGCTGGAGGTGGGGATGAAAATCGCAATCCGGGAGGGCTCGGCCGCCCGGAACTTCGACGAACTCATTCCCCTGATGGACGAGGCGCCGGACCGCCTCATGTTTTGCAGTGACGACCGGCACCCGGACGCCCTCGCGGAGGGCCACATCGACGCCCTCGTGCGCCGCGCCCTCAATCGCGGATACGACCGCTTTGACGTGCTCCGTGCCGCCTGCGTGCATCCGGTCGAGCACTACGGGCTGGACGTGGGGCTGCTGCGCGAGGGGGACCCGGCGGACTTTATCGTGGTGGACGACCTGGACGCGCTGAATGTACAAGAGACGTACGTCGAGGGCACACGCGTCGCCGCGGAAGGGGCAACCCACATCGAGCGCGTCGCGTCCGACGTCGTCAATCGCTTCGACGCGGAACCGGTCGCACCGGCGGATTTTCGGGTGCCGGCGGGCGGCGATCGCCTCCGCGTGATCACTGCCGTCGACAATCAGTTGGGGACCGAGGAAGAGATCGTGACGACGCCGACCGACGACGGGTACGCCGTGGCGGACCCGGACCGCGACGTGCTCAAGCTTGTCGTGGTGAACCGGTATACGGAAGAGAGTACGCCGGCCGTGGCCTTCGTCCGGGGCTTTGGGCTCGACGGGGGCGCCCTTGCCTCCAGCGTGGCCCACGACTCCCACAACGTGGTGGCCGTGGGGGCTCGTGATGACGCCCTGGCCCGGGCCGTGAACGCGGTGGTGCGGGCGGAGGGCGGCATCAGTGCGGCGGCGGAGGGCACGCAGGTCCTGCCGCTCCCCATCGCCGGCCTCATGAGCGACGAGCCGTACGAGGCAGTGGCCCGGCGCTACACGCGCCTTACCGACTACGTTCGGGCGGAACTGGGCAGCGCGATGGACGCGCCGTTCATGACGCTCTCGTTCCTGTCGCTGCTTGTCATTCCGCAGCTCAAGCTCAGCGACCGGGGCCTCTTCGACGGGGCGGCGTTCGAGTTCGTGGACCGGTTCGTCGATTGA
- a CDS encoding MliC family protein, with protein MNGRQAGLWYIVGGVLLGAAVLLGGGCGEARAPQDNPEGALSSEEDSTARRRAVQCRGPEGGVVTFRALVRPDSLALRVPAAFGGDTRHLARTRAASGAKYKGGAATVWSKGGTATVEIDGQRLENCTIAPQTEPQDEHPPNLQFRAVGQEPGWIVEVTDDSLRFAWAYGRREVTVSQFATDTDAERMLYRADTDRGPLRVVARPQYCTDPMNGRLFSHTVTVTLAADVHTGCGAPTR; from the coding sequence ATGAACGGCAGACAGGCAGGTCTTTGGTACATCGTGGGGGGCGTGCTGCTGGGGGCGGCCGTGCTGCTCGGTGGCGGGTGTGGAGAGGCGCGAGCTCCTCAAGACAACCCGGAGGGGGCCCTGTCGAGCGAAGAAGATTCCACAGCGCGGCGGCGTGCCGTGCAGTGCAGGGGGCCGGAGGGGGGCGTGGTGACGTTTCGGGCACTCGTCCGTCCCGATTCGCTCGCGCTACGGGTGCCCGCAGCGTTTGGGGGCGACACGCGTCACCTTGCACGGACCCGGGCCGCCAGCGGGGCCAAGTACAAAGGCGGTGCCGCCACGGTCTGGAGCAAGGGCGGCACGGCCACCGTCGAAATCGATGGCCAGCGCCTCGAGAACTGCACCATCGCGCCTCAGACGGAGCCACAGGACGAACATCCTCCCAACCTGCAGTTTCGGGCGGTGGGGCAGGAACCCGGATGGATCGTGGAGGTGACCGACGACAGCCTCCGGTTTGCCTGGGCCTACGGGCGGCGTGAGGTCACTGTCTCCCAGTTCGCCACGGACACGGACGCCGAGCGCATGCTCTACAGGGCCGACACGGATCGTGGCCCCCTGCGTGTCGTGGCCCGGCCCCAGTACTGCACGGATCCGATGAACGGGCGGCTGTTTAGCCATACGGTCACCGTCACGCTTGCCGCCGATGTGCACACCGGCTGCGGAGCCCCGACGCGGTAG
- the thrC gene encoding threonine synthase — translation MQYLSTRTPAHRVSLSTALQDGLAPDGGLYVPERFPDLGPEAFEGRTTIEAVAERLLRPFAEGDDLADVLPEICEAMFGFPVPLREIGRGTSVLELFHGPTAAFKDVGARFLADSLARLNEGAEQPLTILVATSGDTGAAVAAAFWKKPNVEVVVLYPKGKVSDRQEQQLTGWSDNVQTVAVRGVFDDCQTLVKEAFQDEAWQERLRLSSANSINIGRLLPQMTYYAYASLRHWRAHGTRPNVIVPSGNLGNGLACLYARECGLPIGEVVFATNENRPVTHYLETGAYEAFETQETLATAMDVGNPSNMERLRHHYSGSGGEEALHDAIGAERVTDEQIERHVRQGPEAWDTVWDPHTATAVEAREHLDPDDEHEWILVATAHPAKFPEVVEPLVGHAVDVPEPLAEVMARSHPVPEVDPTLPAVADVVFGDRRPDATERA, via the coding sequence GTGCAGTATTTGAGCACCCGCACGCCCGCCCATCGCGTTTCCCTCTCCACGGCGCTGCAGGACGGCCTGGCGCCGGACGGGGGGCTGTACGTGCCCGAGCGGTTTCCGGATCTCGGGCCCGAGGCGTTCGAGGGCCGCACCACGATCGAGGCGGTGGCGGAGCGGCTTTTGCGCCCGTTTGCGGAGGGGGACGACCTGGCGGACGTGCTGCCGGAGATCTGCGAGGCGATGTTTGGCTTTCCGGTGCCGCTGCGCGAGATCGGACGCGGAACGAGCGTCCTCGAGCTCTTCCACGGCCCCACGGCGGCGTTTAAGGACGTGGGGGCGCGCTTCCTGGCCGACAGCCTTGCCCGTCTCAATGAAGGGGCCGAGCAGCCGCTTACCATCCTCGTGGCCACCTCCGGCGACACCGGCGCGGCCGTGGCGGCGGCCTTCTGGAAGAAGCCCAACGTGGAGGTCGTCGTCCTCTACCCGAAGGGCAAGGTGTCCGACCGGCAGGAGCAGCAGCTCACCGGGTGGAGCGACAACGTGCAGACCGTGGCCGTCCGCGGCGTGTTTGACGACTGCCAGACGCTCGTGAAGGAGGCCTTTCAGGACGAGGCGTGGCAGGAGCGCCTGCGCCTCTCCTCGGCCAACAGCATCAACATCGGGCGTCTGCTGCCGCAGATGACGTACTACGCCTACGCCAGCCTCCGGCACTGGCGCGCCCACGGCACCCGCCCCAACGTAATCGTGCCGTCCGGCAACCTGGGCAACGGGCTCGCCTGCCTGTACGCCCGCGAGTGCGGACTGCCGATCGGGGAAGTCGTCTTCGCGACGAATGAGAACCGCCCCGTCACGCACTACCTGGAGACCGGCGCGTACGAGGCGTTTGAGACGCAGGAAACCCTGGCGACGGCGATGGACGTGGGCAATCCCAGCAACATGGAGCGCCTGCGCCACCACTATTCCGGCAGCGGGGGAGAGGAGGCACTGCACGATGCCATCGGCGCCGAGCGCGTCACCGACGAGCAGATCGAACGGCACGTCCGCCAGGGGCCCGAGGCCTGGGATACGGTGTGGGACCCCCACACGGCCACCGCGGTCGAGGCCCGCGAGCACCTCGACCCCGACGACGAGCACGAGTGGATCCTGGTGGCCACCGCGCACCCGGCCAAATTTCCGGAGGTGGTGGAGCCGCTCGTGGGGCATGCGGTCGACGTGCCCGAACCACTGGCCGAGGTGATGGCGCGGTCGCATCCCGTCCCTGAGGTGGACCCGACGCTCCCGGCGGTGGCGGACGTGGTGTTTGGGGACCGCAGGCCCGACGCGACGGAGCGCGCGTAG
- a CDS encoding AMP-dependent synthetase/ligase, with amino-acid sequence MPAQVEFDTIPEMVLRLCDRYRGRERPVLRHKDRGEGWQEITWEGFQDRVQALAGYLHRQSVRTGDRVALLSENRPEWAVSDLGTQLIGAANVSIYTSLPPSKVAHILRDSGAKVCIVSVPVQRKKIEEIADTCPELEEVIVMSETADDPPVPMTHWDDALAAGREHWSEHEAELTGTAESIAPGDTSALIYTSGTTGQPKGVVLTHRNFCSNVKGALRRIPIGEDDHHLSFLPLSHAFERTAGHTAVLAAGATISYAESIEAVSQNLQEVQPTLMISVPRMFEKVYKRVTKQAKEGGALKQALFDWAVGVGERHAEAQQKTGSGPNLLLRGQRAVAHRLVFSKLHEKLGGNLRFAASGGAALPEEIGTFFQAAGVTIIEGYGLTETAPVLTINPLDAPRYGTVGHVMPGVTVAIQPLGENEPAGAVSGSDYPTSLSTPEGEILVKGPNVMKEYWNQPEETRAAFGPDGWYHTGDVGRFEEGYLKITDRIKHMIVTEGGKNVYPGPIEETFKTRNWINQIVVVGEGRPFLAALVVPDFDALRMRARDEGIDESTCDDAELLHHDAAQALFQDVFTAYNRDAAAHEKIRNFRLLGEPFTVEEGTLTPTLKLRRSVIRERHADLIDEMYEEFGR; translated from the coding sequence ATGCCCGCACAGGTCGAATTCGACACCATTCCCGAGATGGTTCTCCGCCTTTGTGATCGGTACCGAGGGCGGGAGCGGCCGGTGCTGCGGCACAAGGACCGGGGCGAAGGGTGGCAGGAAATCACCTGGGAGGGCTTCCAGGATCGGGTGCAGGCCCTGGCCGGCTACCTGCATCGGCAGAGTGTGCGCACGGGCGATCGGGTCGCCCTGCTCTCGGAAAACCGTCCGGAGTGGGCCGTCAGCGACCTGGGGACGCAGCTCATTGGGGCGGCGAACGTCTCGATCTACACGTCCCTTCCGCCCTCGAAAGTAGCCCACATCCTCCGGGACTCCGGGGCCAAAGTGTGCATCGTGTCCGTGCCGGTCCAGCGCAAGAAGATCGAGGAGATTGCGGACACGTGCCCCGAGCTCGAAGAGGTGATCGTGATGAGCGAGACGGCGGACGACCCGCCCGTCCCCATGACGCACTGGGACGACGCCCTGGCGGCGGGCCGGGAGCACTGGAGCGAGCACGAGGCGGAGCTTACCGGCACTGCGGAGTCGATCGCGCCGGGGGACACCAGTGCCCTCATCTACACGAGCGGCACCACCGGCCAGCCGAAGGGAGTGGTGCTGACCCATCGCAACTTCTGCTCGAACGTAAAGGGCGCCCTGCGGCGCATCCCCATCGGGGAGGACGATCACCACCTTTCGTTCCTGCCCCTCTCGCACGCCTTCGAGCGGACGGCGGGCCACACGGCCGTGCTCGCCGCCGGGGCCACCATTAGCTACGCGGAGAGCATCGAGGCGGTCAGCCAAAACCTCCAGGAGGTGCAGCCGACCCTCATGATCTCGGTGCCGCGCATGTTCGAGAAGGTGTACAAACGCGTGACGAAGCAGGCCAAGGAGGGAGGGGCCCTCAAGCAGGCCCTCTTCGACTGGGCGGTGGGGGTGGGCGAACGGCACGCTGAGGCCCAGCAGAAGACCGGCTCGGGGCCGAACCTGCTGTTGCGTGGGCAACGGGCGGTGGCCCACCGTCTGGTCTTTTCCAAACTGCACGAGAAACTCGGCGGAAACCTCCGGTTTGCCGCCTCCGGCGGGGCGGCGCTGCCCGAAGAGATTGGCACCTTCTTCCAGGCCGCGGGCGTGACCATCATCGAGGGCTACGGCCTTACGGAGACGGCCCCCGTCCTTACGATCAATCCCCTGGACGCCCCCCGCTACGGCACCGTCGGCCACGTCATGCCCGGCGTGACGGTCGCCATTCAGCCGCTGGGGGAGAACGAGCCGGCCGGGGCGGTCAGTGGCAGCGACTACCCCACATCCCTCTCCACGCCGGAAGGGGAGATTCTGGTGAAGGGCCCCAACGTGATGAAGGAGTACTGGAACCAACCCGAAGAGACACGGGCGGCCTTCGGCCCGGACGGGTGGTATCACACCGGCGACGTCGGACGCTTCGAGGAGGGCTACCTCAAGATTACGGACCGGATCAAGCACATGATCGTCACGGAGGGCGGAAAGAACGTCTATCCCGGCCCGATCGAGGAGACGTTTAAGACCAGGAATTGGATCAACCAGATCGTCGTGGTAGGGGAGGGGCGTCCGTTTCTTGCGGCCCTGGTGGTGCCCGACTTCGACGCCCTCCGCATGCGGGCACGAGACGAGGGGATTGACGAGTCTACCTGTGACGATGCGGAATTGCTGCATCACGACGCGGCGCAGGCCCTGTTCCAGGATGTCTTTACGGCCTACAACCGCGACGCGGCGGCCCACGAGAAAATTCGCAACTTCCGCCTCCTCGGCGAGCCGTTCACCGTTGAGGAGGGGACGCTCACCCCCACGCTCAAGCTCCGTCGCAGCGTCATTCGGGAGCGCCACGCGGACCTCATCGACGAGATGTACGAGGAGTTCGGCCGGTGA
- a CDS encoding quinone-dependent dihydroorotate dehydrogenase codes for MYRLLRPLLFRLNPEWAHTASLWGARVAQRTVLPLVASRYQFEDERLKQRLWGDTFPNPVGLAAGADKNARAVPFWEAVGFGFVEVGSVSAQPAPGNPTPRAFRLPKDQALINRLGLNNDGAEAVADRLEHSRSDRARPLGINLAKTHDPDIMGAAALEDFRTSFRQLVGQADYVTLNVSCPNTPDGGTFEDPAALDALLGAITAEQKAPGLAVPVLVKLSPPLSDRVLFDTRLEEILAVAADHDIDGFIATNTASDRKGVETSADRLDEIGAGGLSGPPLEARATRLVQYLYRATDGEIPIIGVGGVHDAASAYAKIRAGASLVQLYTALVYEGPGLVRRIKEGLVARLSDDGYASLENAVGADA; via the coding sequence ATGTACCGTCTTCTCCGGCCGTTGTTGTTCCGGTTGAATCCCGAGTGGGCGCACACGGCAAGCCTGTGGGGGGCGCGGGTGGCACAGCGCACGGTCCTGCCACTCGTGGCCTCGCGGTATCAGTTTGAGGACGAGCGGCTCAAGCAGCGCCTCTGGGGCGACACCTTTCCCAATCCCGTGGGGCTGGCCGCGGGCGCCGACAAGAATGCCCGGGCGGTGCCGTTCTGGGAGGCGGTCGGGTTCGGGTTTGTGGAGGTCGGGTCCGTGAGTGCCCAGCCGGCCCCGGGCAACCCGACGCCGCGCGCCTTCCGACTGCCGAAGGACCAGGCCCTGATCAACCGTCTGGGCCTCAACAACGACGGGGCGGAGGCCGTCGCGGACCGGCTGGAGCACAGCCGGTCGGACCGGGCGCGCCCGCTGGGCATCAACCTGGCCAAGACCCACGACCCCGACATCATGGGCGCGGCGGCCCTGGAGGACTTTCGGACGAGCTTTCGGCAGCTGGTCGGGCAGGCGGACTACGTGACGCTCAACGTGTCGTGCCCGAACACGCCGGACGGCGGGACCTTTGAGGACCCGGCGGCCCTCGATGCGCTGCTCGGCGCCATCACGGCGGAGCAAAAGGCGCCGGGGCTGGCGGTGCCCGTGCTGGTCAAGCTGAGTCCCCCCCTCAGCGACCGCGTCCTGTTCGACACGCGGCTGGAAGAGATCCTTGCGGTGGCGGCGGACCACGACATAGACGGCTTTATCGCGACCAACACGGCCTCGGACCGGAAGGGGGTTGAGACGTCTGCGGACCGGCTCGACGAGATCGGGGCGGGCGGGCTCAGTGGGCCGCCCCTGGAGGCACGGGCCACGCGCCTCGTGCAGTACCTCTACCGGGCGACCGACGGCGAAATTCCGATCATCGGGGTTGGGGGGGTGCACGACGCGGCGTCGGCCTACGCCAAGATCCGCGCGGGGGCCTCGCTGGTGCAGCTCTACACGGCGCTCGTCTACGAGGGGCCCGGGCTGGTGCGGCGCATCAAAGAGGGCCTCGTGGCGCGGCTCAGTGACGACGGGTACGCGTCTCTTGAGAACGCCGTGGGGGCAGACGCGTGA
- a CDS encoding PhzF family phenazine biosynthesis protein → MPTPLYQVDAFATVPFAGNPAAVCLPRDDRDADWMQQVAAEMNVSETAFLRPRGEAGTYQLRWFTPTDEVALCGHATLASAHVLWATDHEAARPALHFETASGRLTARRDDGWIWMDFPADPVAPAAPPAPLLNALDGATPEEVGWSGRDYLVRLPDAGAVRALQPTLSPLHTLDEARGVIATAPAEADDVDFVSRFFAPRVGVPEDPVTGSAHCALGPYWAARMGRTELTGRQVSARGGTVRVHLDTPDAERVALGGRAVTVVDGRLDA, encoded by the coding sequence ATGCCTACCCCCCTCTACCAGGTTGACGCCTTCGCCACCGTCCCGTTCGCCGGGAATCCCGCCGCCGTGTGCCTCCCCCGGGATGACCGCGACGCCGACTGGATGCAACAGGTGGCCGCCGAAATGAACGTATCGGAAACAGCTTTTCTGCGTCCTCGGGGCGAGGCGGGCACCTACCAGTTGCGCTGGTTCACCCCCACCGACGAGGTGGCCCTCTGCGGACACGCGACGCTCGCCAGCGCACACGTCCTCTGGGCGACCGACCACGAGGCGGCCCGCCCCGCCCTTCATTTCGAGACGGCGAGCGGGCGCCTCACGGCCCGGCGCGACGACGGATGGATCTGGATGGACTTTCCCGCCGATCCGGTGGCCCCGGCCGCCCCACCCGCCCCACTTCTCAATGCCCTCGACGGAGCAACGCCGGAGGAGGTTGGATGGAGCGGGCGCGACTATCTCGTTCGCCTGCCGGACGCGGGCGCCGTGCGGGCCCTGCAGCCGACCCTCTCGCCCCTACACACCCTCGATGAGGCACGGGGGGTCATTGCAACCGCCCCGGCCGAGGCCGACGACGTCGACTTTGTGTCCCGGTTCTTCGCGCCCCGCGTGGGGGTCCCCGAGGATCCCGTGACGGGGTCCGCCCACTGCGCCCTCGGCCCGTACTGGGCCGCCCGGATGGGACGCACCGAGCTCACCGGCCGGCAGGTGTCCGCGCGGGGCGGCACCGTTCGCGTGCACCTCGATACGCCCGACGCGGAACGGGTCGCGCTGGGCGGGCGGGCCGTCACCGTCGTCGACGGCCGCCTCGACGCGTAG